Genomic window (Arachis hypogaea cultivar Tifrunner chromosome 13, arahy.Tifrunner.gnm2.J5K5, whole genome shotgun sequence):
gATTTAgtgatttaataatatattttagaaattatGAATTTATTTTCAAGAATATGCATAGTAAAACATATGTATCttaatttattattgaaaatattaaaaataatttatatccatttataacactaaataaataatttttttaataattgagtataatatttttgaacataatattttttataatataatttcttatattaaatttttatagttatataaaatataattattttaatttattaggtatattctaataaaaatcaaagacaaatgtattcttttttatgaatttaatgattatattaaatacattatttgtatattatttaTTGGACAATTtacgaaaataaaatatttggctTTTAAAATTACGAAAATGCAACTTCTACGGTTTGTAGATATTTTCGTATCCAAactgcaaaaattatattttcgtaATTTTAAAAGTCAAATATCTTATTTTCGTAAATTGACAAATGATATATTTACACCCATGCATAGGGTAGCAAATAACAATTGGCAAAAGGATTGTGTTGCAATGAGTTTAGGCTAATGATATATGGCAATAAGAGTCTAAATCTTTAGGCTACATTTAGTTtgcgtttttatttttaatattttttattttttaaattttgtgaagaaaaaaaataaaaatagaaaacaggattttatattttttactgttttcacttttttttacaaaattttaaaaaaataaaaaatattaaaaataaaaacagaaaataaaaacacaaactaaATACACTTTTATGTCgtaggaaaaacaaaaaaaaaaaagaaaaaagaaataaaaaacagaGCATTGGATTAAACATATGTAAAGAATTTCCGGAATTTTCAACACCCTAGAGCCAAATTTCGTTTTAGGAGAATGACTGGATGACATACAAGCGATTGAAGAAATGAATtgggtaaaatatataaaagCAGCAAATGTCAAACATTTAtttacaatttcatgttgaaaagaaagaaataattatAATCATAAAATTGCTAAGAATATGAACATCATGTTCCTAGAAGTTTAGAGGATTCTGAAGTTGCAGTGGTGCTAGACTGTGAAGACGCCGTGGTGAGAGAGCTATTGCTTGAAGTTGAAGGATGGCTTTGGTTATTTCCAGAAGCAGAACTTGTCCTTGGGACGAAATAGTTGGAAGAATGAAGTTGTGATGGGAGAGTGGGCAATGGAACTTCAGAGTTAAGCACAAGAACCACTTGCCTTATCGTAGGCCTCATAGTGTAATCAGTTAGAGTACACCAAAGTCCAACAATCATTAACCTCTCCATTTCTTGTTTATCAAAAACACCATATAATCTTGGATCCGCTGCTTCTTGAAGATTACCTGTGGGATACAGTTCCCAAACCCAATCCACCAAGTGGATCTGATTTGCGATTAGATTTTGTTCAATGATCCTTCTTCCACAAGCTATCTCCAATGCAACAACTCCAAAACTGTACACATCTGACTCTTTGCTTGCCTTGCCTCGTGTGGCAGCTTCAGGAGCCAGATATCCCATTGTTCCAGCTAAACTCGCCGTTTTCGATTCTGTCCCGTGGTCCATCAGTCTTGCTAACCCGAAATCTCCAAGCTTCACATTGAAATTAGGATCCAACATAACATTGCTGGGTTTGATGTCCCTATGAAGCACACATTGTTCCCACTCTTCATGCAAGTACAATAAAGATGAAGCCAAGCCTCTAGCAATGTTATATCTTACTTCCCATGTCAACAAGCTTTTACCTTTGAATATATAGGAATCTAAGCTTCCATTTTCCATGAACTCATAAATCAACAGCAGGTCATTCTTCTGGTGACACCATCCAATGAGCTGAACCAAATTCTTGTGCCTCAGTTGGCTAATAATCTTGACTTCCGATGCATACTCTCTCACCCCTTGTTGTGATCCCTGAGATATCCTCTTAATGGCAACATGGATGTTCAAATCTCTTAAGAATCCTTTGTAAACTCCACCAAAACCTCCCTCTCCAATTTTATGTCCCTTTGCAAAATTATTAGTTGCTCTAGAAAGTTCTTCATAAGAAAACCTCCTGGGTCCAGTGCCTCTTTCAAAATCTCTGTCCATAGCAACATCAAAACTGTCTCTCCTTTTTCTGCTCCTCAGCTTCCATCCCATAAAACAAGCCAGCATTAAAACACATATTAAAACACCTGCACCAGCACCTAGCCCTATCACCAAGCCTTTCTTGCTTCTATTCTGGTCATTTGCTTCATGAGTGCTCAAACTAGTGTTGAAGGACCATGAGCTGAGGGTGTGATACTCAAAGTAGAACCCCGTTGCTGAAGTGAATCCAAACTCAACCCATTCTGGCAGAACATTTCTCAGATTAACTTCACAAGATAAGTGCTGCTCAATTTTTGTGACATTATCCTTGTACCCTGTGAAAGCCACACTCAGATTGTTGGAACTAGAATTGTAAGTGATAACAGCATCATAACCTCTCTCATCCCTGCTACTGAACCATTGTGTTGTGTAAGTACCCCTGATATCTCTTATATCAATACCAACATGGTCAAACGGAGGATCCCAATCATTGGAAAAAGTGTCAAATTCCACTGCCACAAAGGGATGTTCTTTTGTGTAGTTTGGAGTATAGAGTTGATCACGGCTCAGGAGACCAATGCCACTGCCATCTCTTGGATCAGGGACTGGCAAACTGGGCTGTGCTAGGTAGAAGGTGATGCCATCGCCATCGTAGGATTtgtttggggtgttgatggaaaAAGTGAAATGGGTTGTGAAATCTGTGACCTTGCCTGTGTTGTTGTCCCAAAGGTGAAACTGTTTGTAATATGTGACTCTGCCGAAGCTATCTTTCTTCTGCTCCGTGAGTTGAAGGGATCCATTATCATCATAGACATCACCGGAAGTATACAAGGTATCTCCTCTGTCGGCGAATTGATCGTAGTTGAAGGCCAGTGGTTCTTGTGCATGTGATATAGTTGCAATACTTGCAACTAATATTACATGAAAAGAAGCAAGCAAGAAACTCTTTTCACAATAGTACTGAACCAtggatctttttttaaaagaaagttTTTTGGTATTTCAGGGTAAGGGGTTAAGATCTTGATATAGCACATTTATATTGGTGATATAATGTCTTTTTAAGTTATCCACCGTCCTCAGCAACTACTACTAATTAAAGTCTTCACTCTTTACCCACCTTCTTGGCCTTCTTCAGTCCAAGACAGAAGGGTTATTCATACCAATTACCAAGCAGCTACCTACATAGTCCACACGCAAAAGCTGAAAAGGACCACTAATAAACCAACCGTGTTCTTTTTATCAGTATCTTCTTGTTTAGCATATAAAGTCTTTGCTATTACATACTGTGTCACTTTTGACctgatattaattaaatatatttttattattgttaccttgttttgctttattttatgATTCAACTACTATTGTCTAGCGGTAGCGATGACTCTTCAACGTAAGGACTTGAAAGGTCGTTTCGTGCTGAGgtagagaggagaagaaagaaaCCAATGGCCATCAGGACTTTTTTATGGTATTAATGaacatgattaaattaatttttatataaatatgataattgagaTATGAAACATATCATGTtatataattgaatttaattttgatccaTTGtcattgtaaaataattttacacgtatattta
Coding sequences:
- the LOC112735407 gene encoding L-type lectin-domain containing receptor kinase IX.1-like; amino-acid sequence: MTSPEATFIILLALISNATPLAFNYKRFSDTINTLNIVGDVYQDNGALQLTEYKKDSLGRVTYYKPLHLWDNKTGKVTDFTTHFSFSINTPNKSYDGDGITFYLAEPNFPLPVPRDGSGIGLLSRYELSNPNYTNEHPFVAVEFDTFGNDWDPPYDHVGIDVKSIATAFTAEWFSSRDERGYDAVITYNAATNNLSVTFTGYKDNVTKINQNLWSKVDMRDVLPEWVEFGFTSATGLFYEYHTLFSWSFSSSLTKKLSFKKRSMVQYYCEKSFLLASFHVILVASIATISHAQEPLAFNYDQFADRGDTLYTSGDVYDDNGSLQLTEQKKDSFGRVTYYKQFHLWDNNTGKVTDFTTHFTFSINTPNKSYDGDGITFYLAQPSLPVPDPRDGSGIGLLSRDQLYTPNYTKEHPFVAVEFDTFSNDWDPPFDHVGIDIRDIRGTYTTQWFSSRDERGYDAVITYNSSSNNLSVAFTGYKDNVTKIEQHLSCEVNLRNVLPEWVEFGFTSATGFYFEYHTLSSWSFNTSLSTHEANDQNRSKKGLVIGLGAGAGVLICVLMLACFMGWKLRSRKRRDSFDVAMDRDFERGTGPRRFSYEELSRATNNFAKGHKIGEGGFGGVYKGFLRDLNIHVAIKRISQGSQQGVREYASEVKIISQLRHKNLVQLIGWCHQKNDLLLIYEFMENGSLDSYIFKGKSLLTWEVRYNIARGLASSLLYLHEEWEQCVLHRDIKPSNVMLDPNFNVKLGDFGLARLMDHGTESKTASLAGTMGYLAPEAATRGKASKESDVYSFGVVALEIACGRRIIEQNLIANQIHLVDWVWELYPTGNLQEAADPRLYGVFDKQEMERLMIVGLWCTLTDYTMRPTIRQVVLVLNSEVPLPTLPSQLHSSNYFVPRTSSASGNNQSHPSTSSNSSLTTASSQSSTTATSESSKLLGT